One Alphaproteobacteria bacterium LSUCC0396 genomic region harbors:
- a CDS encoding Smr/MutS family protein: protein MPKKRIIKSDDDTVLWQRVITEITPLKSTIESAEFVALFAQPAVKMSSPSKLPTRPSKKTSATVAQSPRSSVVIPPASGSRLNPVDLRQGDRAGIDGRTQRRLFRGDVPVDRRLDLHGLSAARAESRLTKFIETAANEGARCVLVITGKGAGILRGYVPEWLKRPPLSGLVLALAEARPIDGGGGALYVLLRRKRGGQ, encoded by the coding sequence ATGCCAAAAAAGCGCATTATCAAATCAGACGATGATACGGTTTTATGGCAACGGGTGATCACCGAGATTACGCCGTTAAAATCGACCATTGAATCAGCTGAATTTGTCGCGCTTTTTGCCCAGCCAGCGGTAAAGATGTCATCGCCATCCAAACTGCCAACAAGACCAAGCAAAAAAACCAGCGCAACCGTCGCGCAGTCACCGCGCAGTTCCGTGGTAATTCCGCCAGCATCAGGGTCAAGGCTAAACCCGGTTGATTTGCGTCAGGGGGATCGCGCCGGAATTGACGGGCGAACCCAGCGCCGGCTGTTTCGCGGCGATGTGCCGGTCGACAGGCGCCTTGATCTGCATGGCTTGAGCGCGGCGCGGGCTGAAAGCCGGTTGACGAAATTTATTGAAACCGCAGCAAATGAGGGTGCGCGCTGTGTGCTGGTAATTACTGGCAAGGGCGCTGGTATTCTTCGTGGCTATGTTCCGGAATGGTTAAAACGCCCGCCCTTATCAGGACTGGTACTAGCCTTGGCTGAAGCTCGCCCGATAGATGGCGGCGGCGGTGCGCTTTATGTTTTGTTGCGCCGCAAGCGCGGCGGCCAATAA
- a CDS encoding helix-turn-helix domain-containing protein encodes MTPFGVKMREWRREKNLTQQQQAEFLGVSKAYISALETGSRGQPSAVLVDQICVWLGLIWDDAEELKRLASLSHPKPSIDVRNHSAEAVYLANLLAQNINRLSANDCQEFSDEIERRAKS; translated from the coding sequence ATGACCCCATTTGGCGTAAAAATGCGTGAATGGCGCCGGGAAAAAAATCTAACCCAACAGCAACAGGCCGAATTTCTGGGCGTCTCCAAGGCCTATATCTCAGCACTTGAGACAGGATCTCGCGGCCAGCCTTCGGCGGTGCTTGTCGATCAGATTTGTGTTTGGCTCGGCCTTATTTGGGATGATGCCGAAGAGTTAAAGCGGCTGGCAAGCCTATCGCATCCAAAACCCTCCATTGATGTCCGCAATCATAGTGCCGAAGCGGTTTATCTAGCCAATCTTCTGGCACAAAATATCAACCGGCTGTCGGCGAATGACTGCCAGGAATTTAGTGATGAAATTGAACGACGCGCCAAATCTTAA
- a CDS encoding N-acetyltransferase family protein, which yields MTPELLRDRAAKLSVETIEQLTERDIHELSDAAEAAILSGGGFGWLSPPPKSVMEDYWRGVQMIPDRHLILARLDKVIAGSCQIVRPPKNNEAQNFACQLTTFFVAPWARGHGLAQMIVAEAEALAKSEGFAMINLDVRATQDRAIQSFEARNFKRYATNEYYAKVDGDYVPGYYYHKEL from the coding sequence ATGACCCCTGAACTGCTTCGTGATCGCGCTGCGAAACTGTCGGTTGAAACAATTGAACAGCTAACCGAGCGCGACATTCACGAATTGAGTGATGCAGCAGAGGCGGCAATCCTATCGGGTGGCGGTTTTGGCTGGCTGTCACCGCCGCCAAAGTCGGTGATGGAAGATTATTGGCGCGGGGTACAGATGATTCCTGACCGGCATTTGATTCTGGCGCGCCTCGATAAGGTGATTGCCGGCAGTTGCCAGATTGTACGGCCTCCGAAAAATAACGAAGCCCAGAATTTTGCCTGTCAATTGACGACATTCTTTGTTGCGCCATGGGCGCGTGGTCATGGATTGGCGCAGATGATTGTTGCCGAGGCTGAAGCACTGGCTAAATCTGAGGGGTTTGCGATGATCAACCTTGATGTGCGGGCAACGCAGGATCGTGCGATCCAATCATTCGAGGCGCGCAACTTCAAACGTTATGCGACTAATGAATATTACGCGAAGGTCGATGGCGACTATGTTCCGGGATATTATTATCACAAAGAGCTGTAA
- a CDS encoding histidine triad nucleotide-binding protein translates to MTYDPNNVFAKILRGEIPCQKIDEDDHTLSFADINPQAPVHILVIPKGAYIDWADFAANASAVEIHAFTNAISRVAELSGISETGYRVISNIGVDSHQEVPHLHMHVLGGAPVGPLVMTKA, encoded by the coding sequence ATGACCTATGATCCAAATAATGTTTTTGCCAAGATCTTGCGGGGGGAAATTCCCTGTCAGAAAATCGACGAAGATGACCATACGCTCAGCTTTGCCGATATTAACCCGCAGGCACCGGTTCATATTTTGGTGATCCCGAAAGGTGCCTATATTGATTGGGCTGATTTTGCCGCCAATGCCAGCGCTGTTGAAATTCATGCCTTTACTAACGCCATCAGCCGCGTTGCCGAATTAAGTGGGATCAGCGAAACGGGTTATAGGGTAATTTCAAATATTGGTGTGGATAGCCATCAAGAAGTACCGCATCTTCATATGCATGTGCTTGGCGGTGCGCCCGTTGGCCCGCTGGTGATGACCAAGGCATAA
- a CDS encoding YifB family Mg chelatase-like AAA ATPase, with protein MHAQIHTIAFRGIETIDVTVQIHIANGLPAMAIVGLADKAVAESRERVRAALSSIGLVLPPKRIAVNLAPADVLKEGAHFDLPIALGLMVAMGVVPRDAVEGALVLGELSLDGAIQPVSGVLPAAIAALAAGRELICPSACGSEAAWADGLSIIAPPSLTGLLNHIHGRQVLTPPIPQIQSLRTDLPDLVDLKGQDTARRVLEIAAAGGHHLLMVGPPGSGKSMLAARLAGLLPPLTPAEALEVTMMHSVAGHLGDGGLIQNRPFREPHHSASMAALVGGGLRARPGEISLSHHGVLFLDELAEFSRVALDSLRQPLETGSVVVAHANHHVTYPARFQLIAAMNPCRCGYLGDPGRACSRAPTCGQNYQAKISGPMMDRFDLIIEVPEISAVVLLDQGKGEPSQIVAARVAAARQFGSVRRKDKMANAMISIDQLDKQIIMEKPAEELLRAAMDKAHLSARAYHKIMRVSRTIAVLAGEDRVSRAALAEALAYRAMLLLA; from the coding sequence ATGCACGCACAAATTCATACCATCGCGTTTCGGGGCATCGAGACGATTGATGTGACGGTTCAGATCCACATTGCCAATGGCTTGCCGGCGATGGCGATTGTTGGTCTTGCGGATAAGGCGGTGGCGGAATCGCGTGAACGGGTACGTGCGGCCTTGTCGTCAATTGGGCTCGTTTTGCCGCCAAAACGTATCGCGGTTAATTTGGCACCTGCAGATGTGTTAAAAGAAGGCGCACATTTTGATTTGCCGATCGCGCTCGGCCTGATGGTGGCGATGGGGGTTGTGCCGCGTGATGCTGTTGAGGGCGCGCTGGTACTTGGCGAATTGTCGCTTGATGGTGCTATCCAGCCAGTATCGGGGGTGTTGCCTGCGGCAATTGCGGCGCTGGCTGCTGGGCGCGAGTTGATTTGTCCCAGTGCGTGCGGCAGTGAAGCGGCATGGGCCGATGGATTATCAATTATCGCCCCACCAAGCCTGACCGGTCTGTTAAATCATATACATGGCCGCCAAGTGTTAACCCCGCCGATACCCCAAATCCAGTCATTGCGAACCGATTTACCCGACCTTGTCGATTTAAAGGGTCAGGATACGGCGCGCCGTGTTCTCGAAATTGCGGCGGCCGGTGGCCATCATTTGTTGATGGTTGGTCCGCCCGGTTCGGGTAAATCAATGTTGGCGGCGCGGCTTGCTGGCCTATTGCCGCCCCTAACACCGGCCGAGGCACTCGAGGTGACGATGATGCATTCGGTTGCGGGGCATCTTGGTGATGGCGGCCTGATCCAGAACCGGCCGTTTCGCGAGCCGCATCATTCGGCGTCAATGGCAGCACTTGTTGGCGGTGGCCTGCGCGCGAGGCCGGGTGAAATTTCGCTGTCGCATCATGGTGTTCTATTCCTTGATGAACTGGCTGAATTTTCACGTGTTGCACTAGACTCGCTCCGCCAGCCACTTGAAACTGGGTCGGTAGTGGTTGCGCACGCGAACCATCATGTAACCTATCCAGCACGCTTTCAGCTGATTGCGGCGATGAACCCATGCCGATGCGGCTATCTTGGTGATCCTGGCCGTGCCTGTAGCCGTGCCCCGACTTGTGGACAAAACTATCAGGCAAAAATTTCGGGCCCGATGATGGATCGTTTTGATCTGATTATTGAAGTCCCTGAAATTAGCGCTGTTGTTCTGCTTGATCAGGGCAAGGGTGAGCCAAGCCAAATTGTTGCTGCACGAGTTGCCGCTGCGCGCCAGTTCGGATCGGTGCGCAGAAAAGATAAAATGGCGAATGCAATGATCAGTATTGATCAGTTGGACAAGCAGATCATAATGGAAAAACCGGCAGAGGAATTATTACGGGCGGCGATGGATAAGGCGCATTTATCAGCCCGCGCCTATCATAAGATTATGCGGGTATCGCGAACGATTGCTGTTCTTGCTGGTGAGGATAGGGTCAGCCGCGCCGCCTTGGCCGAAGCATTGGCCTATCGGGCGATGCTATTATTAGCGTGA
- the gshB gene encoding glutathione synthase: MGLSIAIQMDPVETLQIAGDTTFALGLEAQKRGHSLWYYTPDRLSLNDGVITAVGQDLTFYDKAGAHFKTGDRETRPLQEFDVILMRQDPPFDMAYITATHLLEMLGPQTMVVNNPAEVRNAPEKLLVTLYPDLMPATLISRDPETIMAFRQKHKDIIIKPLFGNGGAGVFRLQPDDQNLSSLLEMFFGNSREPVMVQAYLPAVRNGDKRVILVDGEAVGAVNRIPNEGEARSNFHVGGSAAKAGLTDRDLEICAAIGPELRRRGLLFVGIDIIGDYMTEINVTSPTGIREIQRLSGIDIAALTWDAIERKHPSHANNSIAR, from the coding sequence ATGGGCCTTTCAATTGCCATCCAGATGGATCCGGTCGAAACGCTGCAGATCGCCGGTGATACGACTTTTGCGCTTGGTCTTGAGGCACAGAAGCGCGGCCATAGCCTGTGGTATTACACGCCCGACCGGCTAAGCCTGAATGACGGTGTTATTACCGCAGTTGGTCAGGATTTAACTTTTTATGATAAGGCTGGTGCGCATTTTAAAACCGGCGATCGTGAAACTAGGCCATTGCAGGAATTTGACGTCATTCTAATGCGCCAAGATCCGCCGTTTGATATGGCATATATTACCGCAACGCATTTGCTGGAAATGCTTGGCCCGCAAACGATGGTTGTGAATAATCCGGCCGAGGTTCGGAACGCGCCAGAAAAACTGCTTGTCACACTCTATCCCGATTTAATGCCCGCAACCCTGATCAGCCGCGACCCTGAAACGATCATGGCGTTTCGGCAAAAACATAAAGACATCATCATAAAGCCATTATTTGGTAACGGTGGTGCTGGCGTCTTCCGGCTGCAACCCGATGATCAAAACCTAAGCTCACTTCTTGAGATGTTTTTTGGCAATAGCCGCGAGCCGGTTATGGTGCAGGCCTATCTTCCGGCAGTGCGTAATGGCGATAAGCGGGTCATTCTGGTTGATGGTGAAGCGGTTGGTGCGGTGAACCGAATCCCTAATGAGGGTGAGGCAAGGTCTAATTTCCATGTTGGGGGTAGTGCCGCCAAGGCCGGTTTAACCGATCGAGATCTCGAAATTTGTGCCGCGATTGGGCCTGAATTACGTCGCCGTGGGCTATTATTTGTTGGCATTGATATTATCGGTGATTACATGACAGAGATCAATGTTACCTCGCCAACGGGCATCCGTGAAATTCAACGATTATCAGGGATTGATATCGCCGCCCTTACATGGGATGCGATTGAACGCAAACATCCGTCTCACGCTAATAATAGCATCGCCCGATAG
- a CDS encoding BON domain-containing protein, translating to MPVVRKARFAPTAIVLLLASIGLSGCASAVIGVGTAAVAASTTEKGLSTSVADTQIHAKLTDRFVNTDFSLVTAVDITVNDGAVLMTGKVKTPEEKILATRLAWEIFGVREVVNELQVTDTSSIKDIAKDLAASATLRTKLITDSNISSLNFSIDVVNGTVYLSGVAANAEEMNRVVAHARDIRFTQQVVNYITLQSDKRL from the coding sequence ATGCCCGTTGTCCGTAAGGCGCGTTTCGCGCCGACTGCGATTGTTCTTCTGCTTGCCAGCATTGGTCTGTCTGGTTGCGCCAGTGCCGTCATTGGCGTTGGCACTGCCGCCGTTGCGGCCTCGACCACTGAAAAAGGCCTGTCAACATCGGTTGCCGATACCCAAATCCACGCCAAGCTGACCGACAGGTTTGTTAATACCGATTTCTCGTTGGTAACCGCGGTTGATATCACCGTCAATGATGGTGCGGTGCTGATGACCGGCAAGGTAAAAACACCCGAAGAAAAGATCTTGGCAACACGGCTAGCTTGGGAAATCTTTGGGGTTCGTGAAGTGGTTAATGAATTACAGGTAACCGATACATCATCTATCAAGGACATTGCCAAGGATCTTGCCGCCAGTGCCACATTGCGGACAAAGCTGATTACCGATAGCAATATCTCGTCACTGAACTTCAGCATCGACGTTGTGAATGGTACGGTTTACCTGTCGGGCGTTGCGGCGAATGCCGAAGAAATGAACCGGGTGGTTGCTCATGCACGCGATATTCGGTTTACCCAACAGGTTGTAAATTACATTACCCTGCAATCTGACAAGCGGCTGTAA
- a CDS encoding YraN family protein: protein MPNQTANQPRPPVSAKMRKRKRQRDEQAGRLAEWKIRWLLWCKGYRLIHRRWRCVAGEIDLILRRRNLLVFAEVKYRQHGITDRIITPHQQQRI from the coding sequence ATGCCAAATCAAACGGCAAATCAGCCGCGCCCTCCGGTATCGGCAAAGATGCGCAAACGAAAACGCCAGCGTGACGAACAGGCTGGCCGGCTAGCCGAGTGGAAAATCCGTTGGCTTCTCTGGTGCAAAGGATATCGGCTAATTCACCGGCGGTGGCGCTGCGTTGCTGGCGAAATTGATCTGATTTTACGACGCCGCAATCTGCTGGTCTTTGCCGAGGTGAAATATCGCCAGCATGGAATCACTGACAGGATTATCACGCCGCATCAGCAACAGCGCATCTGA
- the rsmI gene encoding 16S rRNA (cytidine(1402)-2'-O)-methyltransferase, with product MIQSRGQLAVIATPIGNLGDLSPRAAEWLQKADILACEDTRMTRKLLTLTGLRTSAKFMPYHDHNGKTMRPKLIDAMASGKLVALVSDAGTPLVSDPGYKLVAACHDADIPVTAIPGPSAVLASLAAAGLPSDRFLFAGFVPHGQKAARTAFTEFADLNVTSIWFESPRRLGATLQIMIEIFGDRMAVVARELTKLHENFHRDTLASLAEFYAQALPPKGETVILVSGIIKDEEEFDAATLTAMLRAEMQATSLRDAVQTVTQISGQPRKMIYSLAIDLDKKN from the coding sequence ATGATACAAAGCCGAGGGCAATTAGCGGTCATCGCAACACCGATTGGCAATCTTGGAGATCTGTCGCCTCGTGCCGCCGAATGGTTGCAAAAGGCTGATATACTTGCGTGTGAAGATACTAGAATGACGCGGAAGTTGCTGACCTTAACGGGATTGCGCACGTCGGCTAAATTCATGCCCTATCACGATCACAATGGCAAAACTATGCGGCCAAAGCTGATTGACGCAATGGCTAGCGGCAAGCTGGTAGCGCTTGTCAGTGACGCTGGCACGCCGCTGGTATCGGATCCGGGCTATAAACTGGTCGCCGCTTGTCATGACGCAGATATTCCCGTGACAGCGATCCCCGGCCCAAGCGCCGTTCTAGCCAGTCTTGCGGCCGCAGGCCTGCCAAGTGACCGGTTCCTATTTGCCGGATTTGTGCCGCATGGACAAAAGGCGGCGCGGACCGCCTTCACTGAATTTGCCGATCTGAATGTGACTAGCATCTGGTTTGAATCACCGCGACGGCTTGGCGCAACATTGCAAATCATGATCGAGATATTTGGCGACCGGATGGCGGTTGTGGCACGCGAATTAACCAAATTACATGAAAATTTTCACCGGGACACGCTGGCATCGTTGGCTGAATTCTATGCCCAGGCATTGCCACCAAAAGGCGAAACAGTCATTTTGGTCAGCGGCATTATCAAGGATGAAGAAGAATTTGATGCGGCGACGCTAACCGCTATGTTGCGTGCAGAAATGCAAGCGACGAGCCTTCGCGATGCGGTGCAAACCGTCACCCAAATTTCTGGCCAGCCACGTAAAATGATCTATTCACTTGCCATCGATCTTGACAAAAAAAATTGA
- a CDS encoding penicillin-binding protein activator, producing MKNLFDRICDHHCVKFLPQCRINVSRSYREAVNLAATLANLIAAGMVVIGLVACQPATLPSNKPLLANVAAPAPSSKIGKNTAGSSSLEQPAPLSETTQTQPDNLSEMPKQDDATEMAAAWALMDTIIWEFQGKNEKAPVIETPIPVGKDPSLGDDALEAAFALLSSRVKPLTYEPVFEMPPKADGVIRVGLLVPLSGEYTALGAEIRQSVEMALFKINNPKIEVLFLDTKAGEAAGNAAMTGIENDVDIFIGPLFTEAVKQARVVIDQVNDAASRPPMLLLSNNVDVAGKDRWLLGYLPEQQLDGLLGHAVSAGKRRFALIGQNSLFGQRLLNHASQRLADFGLKPEAVRVLSDGELADETNLKNAIRDFTRYVRPVDDAPLPDSPFDAVIFAGDPAFALRTAPVLAYYDVGPDRALYLGNALWNQQQLLGEPSLQGALFSTRPSNLDLRFDADWKEIWPEPAGQLARVGFDAMALVAALAKSADRDWAKQLVTNSGFQGYSGAFRLLPNGRNVRSFELRKIDKGQSKIIRPAPNRI from the coding sequence ATGAAAAATCTGTTTGACCGAATATGTGATCATCACTGCGTAAAGTTTTTGCCGCAATGCCGGATCAATGTCAGCCGGTCATATCGAGAGGCAGTAAACCTAGCCGCAACCCTAGCAAACTTAATTGCCGCCGGCATGGTCGTGATTGGGCTGGTGGCGTGTCAACCGGCAACATTACCCTCTAATAAGCCACTTTTGGCCAATGTGGCCGCGCCAGCGCCGTCATCAAAAATCGGCAAAAATACGGCCGGCTCCTCATCTTTGGAACAGCCAGCGCCGCTATCAGAAACGACCCAAACCCAGCCGGATAACCTGTCAGAAATGCCAAAACAGGATGATGCAACTGAGATGGCCGCCGCATGGGCTTTGATGGATACGATTATCTGGGAATTTCAGGGAAAAAATGAAAAAGCGCCGGTCATTGAAACCCCCATACCGGTTGGCAAGGATCCGTCACTGGGTGATGATGCGCTAGAGGCAGCTTTTGCATTGCTGTCAAGCCGGGTGAAACCGTTGACATATGAGCCAGTTTTTGAGATGCCGCCAAAGGCTGATGGGGTCATTCGGGTTGGGCTTTTGGTGCCGCTTAGCGGAGAATATACGGCTCTTGGTGCCGAAATTCGTCAAAGCGTCGAGATGGCATTATTCAAGATCAATAATCCTAAAATTGAGGTTTTGTTCCTTGATACGAAAGCTGGTGAAGCGGCTGGCAATGCGGCGATGACCGGCATCGAAAATGATGTGGATATTTTCATCGGCCCATTATTTACCGAAGCCGTTAAACAGGCCCGTGTGGTAATCGATCAGGTCAATGATGCGGCCAGTCGACCGCCAATGCTGTTGCTTTCAAACAATGTCGATGTGGCGGGCAAGGATCGTTGGTTGCTTGGCTATCTTCCCGAGCAACAGCTTGATGGGCTGCTTGGGCACGCGGTCAGTGCGGGTAAACGGCGGTTTGCTTTGATTGGTCAAAACTCACTTTTTGGCCAGCGTCTGCTTAACCATGCCAGCCAGCGTCTTGCTGACTTTGGATTAAAGCCTGAAGCGGTGCGTGTATTAAGTGATGGTGAGCTTGCCGATGAAACAAACCTTAAAAATGCGATCAGGGATTTTACCCGCTATGTGCGGCCGGTTGATGATGCGCCCCTGCCGGATAGCCCGTTTGATGCGGTGATTTTTGCCGGTGATCCGGCGTTTGCATTACGTACAGCGCCGGTTTTGGCCTATTATGATGTTGGGCCGGATCGGGCGCTTTATCTTGGAAATGCGCTGTGGAACCAGCAACAGCTTTTGGGCGAGCCGTCATTACAGGGTGCGCTATTTTCGACGCGGCCAAGCAATCTTGATCTTCGTTTTGATGCTGATTGGAAAGAGATCTGGCCTGAACCTGCGGGTCAGCTCGCCCGTGTCGGTTTCGATGCAATGGCGTTGGTTGCGGCACTGGCTAAATCAGCGGATCGTGATTGGGCGAAACAGCTTGTTACCAATAGTGGCTTTCAAGGCTATAGCGGTGCGTTTCGGCTGCTTCCCAATGGTCGTAATGTCCGTAGTTTTGAATTGCGGAAAATCGACAAGGGTCAATCCAAGATTATTCGCCCGGCACCAAACCGGATTTAA
- the hemW gene encoding radical SAM family heme chaperone HemW, with protein MEFKPKLPASNPANRPFALYIHWPFCRAKCPYCDFNSHVSDHVDATVFGDALCTEMDYMASLMPIRPALSSLFFGGGTPSLMPPTLVERLIRHADHLFGFTADVEITAEANPTSVEAEAMLGFRNAGVNRVSMGVQSLDDASLQFLGREHSAVDALYALEKVRSAFDRVSIDLIYALPDHNAKQWQEMLSRALGLELGHLSLYQLTIEAGTVFHTRERRGEVMVLDDDRAADLYEMTQQMTAAAGLPAYEISNHAAAGEECQHNLTYWQAGDWLGIGPGAHGRFALFDAAKVHNIRTATMTRRSPAGWLDAVAKNRHGIESLQAETPADWASEMVMMGLRLTSGINLGVIENLCGPSNEWIDADGVTQAVAAGWLYRSPDGSQLIATDEGRLRLNNILSTILC; from the coding sequence ATGGAATTTAAGCCAAAATTACCCGCTAGCAACCCTGCTAACCGGCCTTTTGCCCTCTATATTCATTGGCCTTTCTGCCGCGCAAAATGTCCATATTGCGATTTCAATTCGCATGTCAGCGATCATGTGGACGCCACGGTTTTCGGTGACGCGCTTTGTACCGAAATGGATTATATGGCGTCATTGATGCCCATACGGCCAGCACTTTCCAGCCTTTTTTTTGGGGGCGGCACACCCTCATTAATGCCACCGACGCTGGTTGAACGACTGATCCGTCATGCCGATCATCTTTTTGGATTTACCGCTGATGTTGAAATTACTGCCGAAGCCAACCCAACATCGGTTGAGGCCGAAGCCATGCTTGGGTTCCGAAATGCCGGCGTAAACCGCGTTTCAATGGGTGTTCAATCACTTGATGATGCCAGTCTGCAATTTCTTGGTCGTGAACATTCAGCTGTAGATGCGCTTTATGCGCTGGAGAAGGTTCGCAGCGCCTTTGACCGGGTCTCGATTGATTTGATTTATGCACTACCCGATCATAATGCCAAACAGTGGCAAGAAATGCTGTCACGGGCGCTGGGGCTTGAGCTTGGGCATTTGTCGCTTTACCAGCTGACCATCGAGGCTGGCACAGTCTTTCACACAAGAGAGCGGCGCGGCGAAGTCATGGTGCTTGACGATGATAGGGCGGCTGATCTTTATGAGATGACCCAGCAAATGACCGCAGCTGCCGGATTGCCCGCCTATGAAATTTCCAATCATGCCGCCGCTGGCGAGGAATGCCAGCATAATCTGACCTATTGGCAAGCTGGTGATTGGCTTGGCATTGGGCCAGGCGCGCATGGCCGGTTTGCGCTTTTTGACGCCGCCAAAGTCCACAACATCCGCACCGCCACCATGACGCGGCGCAGTCCGGCAGGCTGGCTAGATGCAGTCGCCAAAAACCGCCATGGCATCGAAAGCCTGCAGGCAGAAACGCCAGCGGATTGGGCAAGCGAAATGGTGATGATGGGGCTCCGCCTGACCAGCGGTATTAACCTTGGCGTGATCGAAAATCTTTGTGGGCCCTCGAATGAATGGATTGATGCTGATGGGGTAACACAGGCAGTTGCAGCCGGGTGGCTGTACCGATCACCAGACGGATCACAGCTTATCGCAACCGATGAGGGGCGGTTACGACTAAATAATATTCTATCGACGATTCTTTGCTAA
- the rdgB gene encoding RdgB/HAM1 family non-canonical purine NTP pyrophosphatase, producing MTDRLFTEDTLIIATHNAGKMREIKALFAGFGINILSAADLGLDEPDETETSFTGNALLKARTAAMRAGQPALADDSGLCVNALDGAPGIYSARWAGPDRDFSLAMTAVETALTNTGNSDQGAEFVCALALVWPDGDEVCVEGRVKGQITFPPRGIHGFGYDPIFQPDGHQISFGEMDPDAKHAMSHRADAFAQLLARCFGKADGI from the coding sequence ATGACTGATCGCCTTTTCACTGAAGACACGCTTATCATTGCCACCCATAATGCTGGCAAGATGCGCGAGATTAAGGCGCTGTTTGCAGGTTTTGGCATCAATATCCTATCGGCGGCTGACCTTGGCCTTGACGAGCCGGATGAAACTGAGACCAGCTTTACCGGCAATGCGCTGTTAAAGGCACGCACTGCAGCCATGCGGGCGGGACAACCGGCGCTGGCGGATGATTCCGGTCTTTGTGTCAACGCGCTTGACGGGGCGCCGGGGATTTATTCAGCGCGTTGGGCCGGGCCAGATCGTGACTTTTCGCTGGCAATGACCGCCGTCGAAACAGCGCTTACCAACACCGGCAATAGTGATCAGGGCGCTGAATTTGTCTGTGCACTGGCACTGGTCTGGCCGGACGGAGATGAGGTCTGTGTCGAGGGTAGGGTTAAAGGCCAGATTACCTTTCCGCCACGCGGCATACATGGCTTTGGTTATGATCCGATTTTCCAGCCTGACGGCCATCAGATCAGTTTTGGTGAAATGGACCCAGACGCCAAGCACGCCATGAGTCACCGGGCCGATGCCTTTGCCCAATTGCTGGCCCGTTGTTTTGGCAAAGCCGATGGAATTTAA
- the rph gene encoding ribonuclease PH, with translation MSRPSGRAIDALRSVTLEPSISLHAEGSCYAKFGNTHVLCTASIDERVPPFLRNSGKGWVTAEYGMLPRSTHSRIDREAARGKQGGRTLEIQRLIGRSLRAVTNLSALGERQIKIDCDVIQADGGTRTASITGAWVALRIACERLLLAGAITTMPLTGQVAAISCGIYKGQAVLDLDYDEDSAAEIDANFILTADGELVEIQATGEEHPFSRASLNEMLDLAESGCNSLFELQRRAVQDAGL, from the coding sequence ATGTCACGCCCTTCTGGCCGCGCGATCGACGCGCTTCGCTCTGTTACTCTGGAACCTTCCATATCGCTTCATGCGGAAGGCTCATGCTATGCCAAATTTGGCAATACGCATGTGCTTTGCACTGCGTCGATTGACGAACGTGTTCCGCCGTTTCTGCGGAATAGTGGCAAGGGCTGGGTAACGGCTGAATACGGTATGCTGCCGCGCTCGACCCATAGCCGCATTGACCGCGAGGCGGCACGCGGAAAACAGGGCGGCCGCACCCTTGAAATTCAGCGTTTAATCGGCCGGTCACTGCGCGCTGTAACCAATCTTAGCGCACTTGGTGAGCGCCAGATCAAAATCGATTGTGATGTCATACAGGCAGATGGTGGCACCCGCACTGCGTCAATCACCGGTGCATGGGTTGCGCTGCGGATCGCCTGCGAGCGATTACTGCTCGCCGGTGCCATTACAACGATGCCCTTAACCGGTCAGGTAGCCGCTATTTCATGCGGTATCTATAAAGGCCAAGCCGTCCTTGATCTCGATTATGACGAGGATAGCGCCGCCGAAATTGATGCCAATTTCATTTTAACCGCCGATGGTGAACTGGTTGAGATTCAAGCTACCGGCGAAGAGCACCCATTCTCACGCGCAAGCCTGAATGAAATGCTCGATCTGGCGGAATCTGGATGCAACAGCCTGTTTGAACTGCAACGCCGCGCGGTTCAGGATGCCGGACTATAG